AAGTCACCTCCCATAATCAGTTGATAAAGATTCAGGTCCGGGAGTTTAGAGAAGAGTGTAGTAAAGAAATCTGGGTTATCCCAATTAGGTGCGTAAACGCTTACTAAAGTAACTTGACTATTATAGAGGATGCCTGGCACAATCACGTATCTGCCGTTGGGATCTGAAATAATATTGGAGGGTTTGAACTGTGTATTCTTATTAATTAAAATGGCAGTGCCTCTTGCTTTATTATTAAAGCCTGAATGGAAAACCTGTCCCACCCATGACCTCTGCAGGCTTTTTTGGCACGAGATTTTAAGGTGGGTTTCCTGTAAAAAACATATATTGGGCTTTAATTTGTTTAGCTTAGAAAAAACCCTCACACTCTTCACTTTATTATTTAAGCCTTTAACGTTCCAACTAATTATATTAACCCTGCCCCGTCTATCTTGGTAGGTATCATTTGACATTaatgttaaacaataacttgataTTTCTCAAGTAGTCAAGAGTGTTTGAATGGAGAGCATAAACAAAATGAGCAGACATAACGAAAtctaaaggaaccaaaaacaaacaaaaaaacataaaaagaaccCGTGTCCCCCCCACGTGACCAGAACGGTCACGGAAAGTAGCATCCATAACAAACCTAACTGAAAAGAACATTACAGTCAGGTGAATAAGAAACCAGTAAACAGTTTCAACTTTCAACTTTGGCTGTCATTTCGGCAGCGCTCCGTGAACGGATATATGTATATAGAAATGATTCAATAAACAGTAGACAACGCATACATGTATCTGACTTAAATATAGAAATGATTCAATAAACAGTAGACAACGCATACATGTATCTGACTTAAAATCACATACGACTATAAAAAGTAAAGTATTTTTAACGCACAGAAACTGGGTAAATATGCTATggtattgcatattttatttattttgaggctTCACTCGTTTTGCAAAGATGTCAGTTCAGTTCTTAATTTTACTTCAGTTCTTGATTCGGACCATTTGACTGTTACGTCGATCAAACCTGATTCGCTGCATTCTTGATGTTAGCAGTGAAGAATTCCATCGCAGCCTGTGGGGTTTGGAAGAAATGCCGTTGTCCCTTGTAATCGACGCGTAGTTTAGCAGGATGCAGCATGCCATAGGTTACGCCAGCGCTGCGAAATAAAGCTTTCACATCTTTGAACTCGGCTCGCTGCCTCGCCACTtcaaacgtggtaaaaatcaggctgtcgtgagggcttttttttctggattgtttttgaaaacactgttggttgggtttagagaagggggtgggcatcggtcagtcaatcagtcagtcgacagcggcctatggtggatttacgtgaaaacAGCAGGCGCGAAAGACACTCGcgtgagaaatttgagatctgataaagcatacacagcggcctctggtggattcgcgaaaacaaaatctgcaagaAAACGTAGCTTCTGGGAGGTATTTCGCACTCTCCATTAATGTATGCAGGGGcacgtatccataatgagcctgggttgacaaaTAAGGATTTTATAaaggtttaaagggatagttcacccaaaaatgacaattttctcATTTTGAAGCaaatccaaacctgtttgagtttcttactTTTGataaacacaagagaagatagtttgaaaaatgttggaaatttgacttccatagtattttgtttTCCTATAATAGATGTCAGTGGCACCAGTTACTCATTTTCTTCAAGATATTTTCTTGagtgaaaaacaaaaaagtttggaTCAAACCTGATTCGCTGCATTCTTGATGTTAGCAGTGAAGAATTCCATCGCAGCCTGTGGGGTTTGGAAGAAATGCCGTTGTCCCTTGTAATCGACGCGTAGTTTAGCAGGATGCAGCATGCCATAGGTTACGCCAGCGCTGCGAAATAAAGCTTTCACATCTTTGAACTCGGCTCGCTGCCTCGCCACTTCAGCAGACATGTCCGGGAAAATGCGAATCGTCGCACCGTTGAATTCCAAAGAGCCTCGTTCACGACTTAGTTTCAGAATGAGTTCTTTGGTTTGATAGTGGTGGAGACGGACGAGCATATGCCTAGGATATGCGTTCGGGTGTGTTTTTTGGCCGGTGCGATGAGCGCGGTCAATTTGTAGTGGTCTCTCAAAGGCACTGTCTCCGAAAAGTTCAATAAAAAGTGAAATCATGAACGTAACCGGACTTTGACCCTCTAATCCCTCAGGTATTCCAATGATCCTCAGATTTTGCCTCCGCGAGCGGTTCTCTAAATCATCCACTTTGAGTTTAAGGGAGCCGTTTTCTTTTTTCAGTGCGTTGCATAGTGCCTCAATCGCTGTCAAGCGGCCGTCCGAGTCAATAAGTGCGGTTTCAATGTCCACAATCTTCTGAGCTTGTAGTGAGAGGGTTGATTGCAGAGTGGACACGGCAGAACGGAGCTCGGATAAGAATTCAGTTCGTAATGTTGACACTTCCGTGCGAATGGTAGTCGTAATTATCTCCTTCAGAGAAGCAGGTGTTAGCTCATCCTCCCTCGGCGAGGCGTTAGCGGCCTGCTCGCCTCCTCTTTCAGCCAACATTTCAGCGATATTTCGTCCTGATTTTCCCGGTTTTGGCATATTTGCGTATAGATATGATGCAGCGTTGCTTACTTTATAGATTTAAGACAAAGATAACTGAGATTAATAGAAAAAATACACGAATGTTCACGGAGTGACTTCCACCTGCGTCTAGTCTCCACGAGGCATACCGGAAGTCTCCGTAAtagaattttattaaataatttctaataactttttttttacataataatattttagatattttacaaaatactagtattcagcttaaattgtaatttttaaaagtaaaaagtaaatagggctttaattccagccaaactaGAAACAATAATACTAAGGAAAACTAATATCACCAAACATCACATGgtaaatttttgaaaaataatcacAATTTCATCAGAGACCTAAACAAATTTGGCTTCAACTGTGAGTGAAATGGCCTATTTGATGAGATCAAATGTAGGATGGGAGCTGAAATATGTTGTCATATTAACTGAAACATGTTAAAATATGCCTTTTTAGTGacgtaaatgtattttaaaagtagcTCAATTGTGTAGGAAAAATATAGACTTGGCAACCATGATCTGAGGTGCAACAAATAAAAGCACGGGCTCATTGTGATTATGTAcccttgtatacatttctggagagcgtaaattatgtagccagaggtacgtacggctgcatttgatctttaaaacgaacacttttgtttcttttcgcgctaccagctgaccacttacctccttgtggatGGCTTTTTCTGCTATTACCAGTTTTCCCATTGACTTGCTGCGTAcgacggacttgagatgcagagaggagttgaccacgacgacggggttcaagtttggtgaagaacgattgcagaaagcaggtaaaacaaaaggcaaaaaataaaataaaataaaataagtaaataacagggtgagaacgtggtaaaatctgaaaacgtggtaaaaatcaggctgtcgtgagggctttttttctggattgtttttgaaaacactgttggttgggtttagagaagggggtgggcatcggtcagtcaatcagtcagtcgacagcggcctatggtggattta
The DNA window shown above is from Danio rerio strain Tuebingen ecotype United States chromosome 25, GRCz12tu, whole genome shotgun sequence and carries:
- the l1td1 gene encoding LINE-1 type transposase domain-containing protein 1, which codes for MPKPGKSGRNIAEMLAERGGEQAANASPREDELTPASLKEIITTTIRTEVSTLRTEFLSELRSAVSTLQSTLSLQAQKIVDIETALIDSDGRLTAIEALCNALKKENGSLKLKVDDLENRSRRQNLRIIGIPEGLEGQSPVTFMISLFIELFGDSAFERPLQIDRAHRTGQKTHPNAYPRHMLVRLHHYQTKELILKLSRERGSLEFNGATIRIFPDMSAEVARQRAEFKDVKALFRSAGVTYGMLHPAKLRVDYKGQRHFFQTPQAAMEFFTANIKNAANQV